The nucleotide sequence GCCTTGCTGTCGCTCTCGCCGGATTCTTCGTCATCCTCGCTCGGACGGCCGCGGAACAGGCGTGCCAGCAGGTTCGATCCGCCGGACGAGGCATCATCGCCGGAGCCGCGCTTCTCGATCTCGGCCTTGGCCAGCTCATAGCCCTTCAGCGGCACGCCATTGGTCGGAACGTGGACGGTCTTGCCGTCGGGGAAGACGCGGGCGAGCTGGTCGGCGGTCATGCGCGGCCAGTGGCGGATGTTGCCGGTGTCGAGATGGACGAAGGGCGAGCCGGAGGTCGGATAGAAGCCGACGCCGCCGCGCTGCAGGCGCAGGCCGGCGTAGCGGATCTGCTCCAGCGGCACGCCCGGGATATAGAAATCCATCGCATGGCCGAGCATGTGCTGGCTGTGCCGGGCCACACCGGTATGGGCCGAGCGGCGGCGCAGCATCGAGTTCGTGGCAGGCGAGCGGTACGACGAGATGATCTGGATCGGCTGCTTGCCGTCGACGTCGCGATAGACTTCCCAGAGAATGTCGAACAGGCGGCGGTCCATGACCGTCTGGTCCTGGGTGCGCCAGTCCCGCAGGAAATAGTTGAGCTTCTTCAGCGCGTCCTCGTCGTAACGGCCTTCGCGCTTGAAGGTGACGGTCAGGTCTTCGCCGGAGTGGGTGTGGTGGAAGGAGAGGGTGCGGGTGTCGTTGAGGGCCTCGGCGTCACGGATGGCGCCCGCTCCCAGCAGGAGGAGCAACGACGCGAGGCCGGTGCGGCAGACGGCGTTCCATGCCGTTCTCGGCAGTGAACGCGATTGGCGCGCGAAAACAGACAGCAAGATGCAGCCCACCCCGTCGACGAGCGTTTACTCGAATACCCTCTTGCGGCCCGTCCGGCGGAAGAGAGAGGAAACGCTTACCTAAGGCGGGATGGTTAAGGGATACTCACCGGCCCGCCCCCCCAATTACCCTTAACATATACTCTTGAGTGTGGCGAAAAAGAGCCATCGAATCGTGGTTGATCATTGTGGTTAACCTAAAGCAAAGGCCCCGCCGGACGGCGAGGCCTTTGATCTCAAATCGGAATTTGATTCGGCGCTGAGGGCGCCGATCAGCGCGTGAACACCCGGCGGGACGGACGCCCGACAGGGACGGGCGGGGTCGGCTGTCCACCGCCGCCGAACAGGCGCTCGAAGAAGTTCGGGCCTGAGGAGCCGGAGGAGAAGCTGTTGTCGCTGACGTTCACGGCGTTCGGGAGCGGGCCCTTCGGACGCGAATAGTTCGGCTGGGCGTGGGCGACGACGTTCTCGAGATCCTTGCCGCGGCTGTTCTTGAGGATCGCGATCATCGCCGCGTCGCGGCCGTAGATGTCCTTGCGGAATTGCAGCTTGCCGGCATCGTCGACGAAGGCGGTCTGGTAGGTGATGTTGACCGGGATCGGCGTCGGGAATTTCAGGTCGATCTCGCTGCGGCCGTACATGCTGCGGATGCGCTCGGGCGTGTAGCGCTCGTTCGGCATGGTGATGTTGAGCAGCACCGAGGCGTACTGATCCGGATACTGCACGCGCATGCAGCCATGGCTGAAAGCGCGCTCGTCACGGGCGAACAGGTTCTTGTCCGGCGTGTCGTGCTGATAGACCAGGAACTTGTTCGGGAAGTTGAAGCGGATGCGGCCGAGCGCATTGGCCTCACCCGGCGGCTGCGAGATGTGGATCGAGCCGTCGCGGGCGCGCTCCAGCTTCAGGCCCATGCGGTCGAGGACCGTCGGATCCTGCTGCAGCGCCGGCAGATACTCGTTGTAGATGATCGACGGCGGCACGTTCCAGGTCGGGTTGACCGTGATGAACTTCATCGTCTCGCTGAGCAGCGGCGTGGCGTGCTGGCCCGGCTTGCCGGTCACGACGCGGGTGGTCCACACCTGCGCCCCGTTCTGCATCACCTTCAGCGTGTAGTCGGGGATGTTGAGGATGACGTAGGCATTGCCGATCGCCGGCGCGCCGAGCTCGCGGGGCAGCCAGCGCCAGCGCTCCATGTTGACGAGGACCGTATCGATCTGCTTGTCGCGCTTCGGCGTATTGAGCGCCTTGACGGTGCGGTCGTCGAGCACGCCGGTCGGCTTGAGGTCGACGCTCTCCTGGAATTTGCGCACCGCGGCCGCGACCTTCGCGTCGTAGCGGATGTCGTCGGCATTCTCGGTCAGGCCGAGCTTGGCGCGCAGCTTCGGCACGCGCGGGTCGGACATCTGCGCCTCGGCCTCCGGCGCGTTCTTGCCGCGCGCGGGGGTGTATTTCAGCGGCTCGCCGTCGTCGATTATCACAGGCGCGCCGTCGCTGACGCCGCGCAGCTCGGCGAGCTTGGCTTTCAGAAGCTTGAAGAGCTTGTGCGGCGGGTTGTAGCTCTCCAGTGCCGCCGAGGCGTCCTTCGCGCCGGTGACGTTGGCCAGCACCTCGTTCGGATCGATCGGATGCTCGGGATACTGGATGTCGGCCGAGACCTGCGACCAGTGCATGCGGCCGCTCTGCGCCTGCCGCGCATAGTCCATCATGCTCTCGGTGAGTTTGAGGTCGGCCTCGGCCAGCGCGTCCGGCGCGGAGCCTGCTGCGGCAAAGTCCGGCACCGGATAGTCGGCGGGGTTGAGGCCGTCGGACGCCGCATCCTTCAGGCGCGCGATCACGCCCTTGGCGGCGGCCGTCAGGTTGCCGCTCTGGGTCCAGATCGGCGCGTAGTCACGGCTGGTGTAGAACTTCTCGACGGCGGCGCGCTCGGCCTTGCGGTCGAAATATTTCGTGGCCTTGGTCGCGACCAGGTCGCGCAGCCGGTCGGCCACCGGCTGGTCGGCTGCAGGAACGGTGCTGGCGGCCTTGACCGGTTCAGGCGCGGCTGCGGTGGCAGGGGCTGCGGCGGGCGGCGGTGCGGCAACGGTCTTTGCAGGATCGGCTTTGGCGGGATCGGCTGCA is from Bradyrhizobium sp. ORS 285 and encodes:
- a CDS encoding murein L,D-transpeptidase produces the protein MAVAATFLAVSATSALAQGDAPRSAAELAIDAAVPLPEPANVPPPTASDFKPDTTATVSPQSKAQEPTTKPVEAATAPAADPAKADPAKTVAAPPPAAAPATAAAPEPVKAASTVPAADQPVADRLRDLVATKATKYFDRKAERAAVEKFYTSRDYAPIWTQSGNLTAAAKGVIARLKDAASDGLNPADYPVPDFAAAGSAPDALAEADLKLTESMMDYARQAQSGRMHWSQVSADIQYPEHPIDPNEVLANVTGAKDASAALESYNPPHKLFKLLKAKLAELRGVSDGAPVIIDDGEPLKYTPARGKNAPEAEAQMSDPRVPKLRAKLGLTENADDIRYDAKVAAAVRKFQESVDLKPTGVLDDRTVKALNTPKRDKQIDTVLVNMERWRWLPRELGAPAIGNAYVILNIPDYTLKVMQNGAQVWTTRVVTGKPGQHATPLLSETMKFITVNPTWNVPPSIIYNEYLPALQQDPTVLDRMGLKLERARDGSIHISQPPGEANALGRIRFNFPNKFLVYQHDTPDKNLFARDERAFSHGCMRVQYPDQYASVLLNITMPNERYTPERIRSMYGRSEIDLKFPTPIPVNITYQTAFVDDAGKLQFRKDIYGRDAAMIAILKNSRGKDLENVVAHAQPNYSRPKGPLPNAVNVSDNSFSSGSSGPNFFERLFGGGGQPTPPVPVGRPSRRVFTR